The genomic segment aaGTTACAAATGACTCGTAGTTAACATCagtggtgagacaacaagaagtaagagaaatctacccccaggaatagaattaactcctgaaagagttgtcatagGGAAAACGTGTCTCAGCTGAAGATTTATCAGCAATCCTCGTTTCCACAAcaagtaattttttttcaaaatccaattatcaaagggacagaagtgaagtgaaatcttttgaacaggggcacagatacatacatacatacatatatgtatatgcacataTATGCATAATAAAAAACTTGAGATTCATTTAAGTGTCTGTAGCTTGGCTTACAATGTATAATTCATATAattcataatctctgaggatgcctgccatagatgtgggcgaaacgtcaggagagaatattcctggaacatggccatacagcccggaaaacatacaacaaccctgtgatcccagccatgaaagccttcgacaacacatataattcatttttgtatatatgtatttacttTTGGACCTCATCACCAATCCTAGGAggcaaggtaggtaaaggtaaaagttttcccctgactttaagtctagtcgtgtccaactctggaggttggtgctcatctccacttctaagctgaggagctggtgttgtccgtagacgcctccaaggtcatgtggccggcatgactgcatggagcgctgttaccttcccaccggagcagtacctattgatttactcacatttacatgtttttgaactgctaggttggcagaaactagagctggctgcgggagctcactctgctccccagattcaaaccgctgaccttttggtctacaagttcagagctcaacggtttaaccctctgtgccaccaggAGTAAAGGTagtttataaaaattaaaacagatatagCTGAGAATACACATGATATAAAAGTTATCTAAAAGGTAGAGTGGACTCATAGAGTGAGGTCAACAAGTGAGCATTTACTATTACCCATCAGTTGTTACCTGAGATCATATGCAGCATAGCCTTTGATTGAGACTCCAAAATCTGCACGACTGAAATAACGGCACAATCCTGTTTCAGCTTGAAAATGATATTCTGAATCTCTGACTAATTTCACACGTGTCTATAAGCAGAAAATTAAATCAATGGCAAATGTGCTTACAAAAGTTGCTtttgagattgggggggggggggtctacagTACCAGATCGATGTAATACTGCATTCAAATCAATGGGGAACCTCGTTGTCCTAATCTTACCTTCTATGGATGAAAAGGGATCAAGCTGGGAAGAAGAGGTCATGGCTTTACACTGCTTAGATGGTCACTCTTTTGGATAACAATGCCCAGAGTTTTCCTGGCTAGGTGGCTGGCTAGGTGATAATCTAAAGATCATCCAACCTTTTCAAACTCTGCCCTAGATCCTGATGCCAATATGGATGTTGTAAGGCgctggctctcaacctgtgggtccccaggtgttttggcttaaaactcccagaaatcccagccagtttaccagctgttaggatttctgggagttgaagtccaaaacatcaggggacccacagattgagaaccactgttgtaagggAAAGAAGTACTATTATATTAGCCAAGTTGTTGTCTTGTCTGTGACTTTTGCTAGAATATTTATCTACATACTGATGAAGTCACATATATAAGCTCCGGGCAGTCTTTGGGGCCAAGATTATGGATTTTGGTAGGACCCATTgataaattgagggtcattctgtcatatcatagaatcatagagatggaagagacctcgtgggccatccagtccaatccctgccaacaggcaggaaaattgcattcaaatcaaccacaacagatggccatctagcatctgcttaaaagcctacaaaggagtctccaccacattctggggcagagagttccactgttgaacagttctcacagttaggaagttcttcctaatgctcaggcggaatctcctttcatgtagtttgaagccattgttccgtgtcctagtctccagggcagcagtaaacaagcttgctccctcctctctatgacttcccctcacatatttatacatggctatcatgtctcctctcacctttgttttctgcaggctaaacatgaccagttctttaagccgttcctcacggggcttgttctccagtcccttttagtcaccctcctctggacaccttccagatcgtcaacatcccccttcaattgcggtgcccagaattggacacagtattccaggtgtggtctgaccaaggcacaaTAGAGGGGTAgtgtgacttccctggatctagacactatactccttagGGAAGGTGATGGTTCCTTCTTTGATAAAGAGTTCAGGTACAATACTTACCCAGGCTTTTTGGATTGATTCATTTgagtaaaatttctagatttataggGCAATCAAACTTGGAAATGGTTTTTTAATCATTCCGACATGTTTCTTCTCTATACAAAAATGATCATTTGTGAACAGATAGTAAGATTTGTAAGAAAGGAATACCTGATTGATCCACCCCAGAGCACCAACCGGGGAGCCACCTCGGCATCCAGAATTAATGTATGAACAGTCAATAACCTGTTGTACGCTGAGTTCTTCCAGAACATTCCTTTTTATTGCATGGACAGATTCTATTATACCAACAACACTGAAAGCCCAACAACCACCGCACTagaatgaaaaaacaaaacaaatccaaaACAAACCCAATACAAAATAAGTAGTGATCATCACCAGTTGTACTTATACATACATTCCGATTCTATGTACTTCACATTCCTtaatttttttctagtttttttctaTGTTTATATAATACACCTTGATCTTTCCAAAAAGTGATGTACTATATATAttttcagataatgtggatggatACTGCTGGATTTTTAATCTAGAATCAGCAGAGATCCTTTTATGAGCTGCAAGTTATAGAGAAGCCTGCCTATATAAACTTCAGAAACAAGAGCTGCAAAAATATGGCTTATTATACCCCTGCTGTCAAGCCACTGAGAAATATTATTGTACCAAAAAGACTTATTTTATCATCTCAAGGTTGCCCCACGTCTAAACAAAGACCAAGTAAGGAGAAAGAATAAAATATAGAACTTACCACTCCTTGGTTTCTCACTTTTGTAACAATACCCTTGTCGCGCCAATCAAACTTTGCTGGTAAGGGTTTATCAATTTCCTCTACTCTAACTTCCGGAGTAAATTTGGGCACTTTAGAAGACTTACTCTGTAGGTAAAtagctttaaaataaaacaaatgttttatCATCATCGAGTTTTGCAATAACCATAGCCAGTTCTGATATTCTGTTTCTATATGCAATATATTTATGTTCTTTTAACTTTACAGTGTAGGTCACACTTTCTCAAGGTATTATGTATGCTTTCAGACAAGACCTTTATTGTGCTATAACCCTCCCTTCAGAAGGAATTTTAAACTGGTGTAGTTCCAGATGCCATCTCCTGCCTATTGgggccgcggtggcgcaatgggttcaaccttcctaatgctgcgaccccttaatacagttcctcatgttgtggtgaccccccaaccataaaattattttcgttgctacttcataactgcaattttgctactattatgaatcgtaatgtaaatatctgaaatgtaggattttcattcactggatcaaatttggcacaaatacccgatatgcccaaatttgaatactggtggggttgaggggggggggaggttgattttgtcatttgggagttgttgttactgggatttattgttaaagtacaatcaaagagcattctgaacttaagcaatgatggaattgaaccaaacttggcacacagaactcccacaaccaacagaaaatactggaaaggtttggtgggcattgaccatgAGTTttggagagcactgtggactcaaacaattatagatctggaccaaactaagaccatcagaaatatgtattttctgatggtctttggagagGCCACTGAcatccccccaggggtcccggcccccaggttgagaaacactggattaCACCCTTGTGCtggtgaactgctgacttgaaggttggcaatATGAATcggtgggatggggtgagctactgctgttagccctagctcttgccaacctaacagttcaaaatcatgcaaatatgagtagataaataggtactgcttaggcGTGAAATGGCaaaaagacactccaagcaatcatgatggccacacaaccaggaagtAACtttccttggcttggaaatggagaagagcacctcccccaagagccagagatgagcactgcctccagagctggaaatgaaaggagaagcctttacctttgtctgtgtacgtgtgtctcattgtaacaaggcattgaaggcctgtgtttgtttataaactgtaatccgctctgagtctccttggggagaagggtggaatataaatatagtgttgtttttattattataaaattattatattattttattatactgaaATCCTACAGAAACCTCCTAGCATCTTTTGAGTCTTCAGTCCTTTTTTCCTTATGAAAAATTGTTAAGGTAGAAAAGATGGAACCCAGGAAAACTGACTTTTGGCAAGCAGGTGTACTCCTTTTACACTGAAAGGCCTCGGTCACCTTATGAAGCCCTTTGGGTTGCTGCATAATCTATCCCActcccacaactgtataaatatgaTCTACCACctgataggagtatagtgtctagatccagggaagtcatgctacccctttattctgccttggtcagaccacacttggaatactgtgtccaattctgggcaccgccattgaagggggatgttgacaagctggaatgtgtccagaggagggcaactaaaatgatctggagaacaagccctatgaggagtggcttgaagagctgggcatgtttagcctgcagaagagagggctgagaggagacctcatagccatgtgaggggaagtcatagggaggagggagcaagcttgttttctgctgccctgcagactaggacatggaacaatggcttcaaactacaggaaaggagattccaacatcaggaagaacttcctcactgtgagagctgttcggcaatggaactctctggagtgtgatggaggctccttctttggagtcttttaagcaaaggctggatggccatctgtcgggggtgctttgaatgcgatttcctgcttcttggcagggggttggactggatgggccatgaggtctcttccaactctattattctatgtacTGCATATAAAATCTTGTGCTAAAATTTAAAAGAACATGGTCTTAAAGATGGTGctacatttcccccccccccccacttgccttccttcctcctttttatccTGCAAAATATGAATGCAGACACTTCTTTGAAAGCCTTTTGATTTGTAGCATCAGGAATAATCCATCTGGAAGCAACCAACATGGTTTATTGCAATGAAATTCTGAAGTCtgttttctatttgcacccaaaTGACTATTTTGACACAATGTATCTTGCTTAATAAATCCTCTGCAATACAATCTCTTGTCTCTACCTGTCATGCTAGTGCTTTGTTTCTGATCCCTTAAACACACCGTTTCCTATTGCATCCAAAACAACAACCTCTGGTTTAAGTTGGTTTATCAGAGTTAAGATCAAATTATAGCTTAAAAATTGGCTAGTAAACCAATATTATAAACACAACTCACTATTCCATACATTCATTCGCCTCTCCAAATTTGCAATGCTGACTTTTgctgatttgtttatttacagatttgattaaaatgttggagcccctggtggcacaatgggttaaacccctgtgccggcAGAGCTGCTAACTGACAGATCAGCGGTTCATAtctgggagagtgggtgagctcccttagtcagctccagttccccatgtggggacatgagagaagcctcccacaaggatggtaaaacatcaaacatccaggtgtccctggGCAAAcgtccttccagacagccaattctctcacaccagaagcgacttgcagtttcttaagttgctcctgacacgaaaaagaaaattaaaatgctCTTTCCAGGAATCTCCAAGTCTTTAAGTGTCACTATTTTTTGGCTGCCAcagactatgttgaattggtgagACTCGattagatatttattgaaaaactatagcaaaatgtgctgcaggatgtctcacaaaaacaaaacttttgcagtttaataaactatttccatatttttatggaattaggaaatgacatttataaccgaggcacaaaaatcatgttacatagagtAATCACTGTAATCACCATAGAATGAAAGGCACTATTTGTCTCCACTTTAAAAACATTGAAATGCAGGGaggcaataaaatttattttagacaagttattttcttaaaacaaatACAACTCCCTTATCGTTGTTATtggaaaaataaagttatgtatGGAATAATATCAAACTACCATAGTGGCTTGCACTGAATGGTAAGATGGCATCCCtgcaaataacaaaatgaaaaaagCCTTGTAATTTAGTatagaaataatattaataattcctTACCTCTGAATTCTTCAGGAAACAAATGTGAGAACTGATTCATTCCATAGAAAGCAGTAGTGTTGTCACCATTTGACAAGGAATTCAGACGTCTAATTCTTAAAATGCTTTCCTATAAAATGAAAGACGTTACATCCTTGAAATGCAGCTTTTGGACTATATCATAATAgtatgcattattattagtagcagTATTAGTATTAATGGAGCCCCTGGtatcgcaatgggttaaacccttgtgccggcaggactgctgaccaaaaggtctgcgttttgaatctggggagtggggtgagctcccgtctgtcagctccagctccccatgcggggacatgagaaaagcctctcacaggatggtaaaacattaaacatctgggcgtcccctgggcaacgtccttgcagtcggccaattctgtcacaccacaaggacttacagtttctcaagttgctcctgacacaaataataataataataatgttgttgttgttgttataacagTCTAAAACTTCTAttttcaggcaggctttgaaaGAAAAAAGTTTTTAAGATTGAGCCAGGAAGTGCTGTAAAGGTTTTAGTTGGTTTTTAATGGTGTTAACTGTTTATAATAGGTTCTGTGTTTGAGTCTACATTAGATTTGTATATTCTGAGATtatacattgttttgttttcagtgttagctgctttgggtctctttttagaaagataaagtaggatataaatacagAGGATGATGATAATtgcacaatgtaacaaaatttgaaaaaaatgttcctgttttattgtgaaatacttactttgaaagtgttatttcttgtttaattgtgcactacttactttgaaagtagtggctatactccagaaactttgtttttgtggctgccacaaactatgttgaactggTTTTAATAATTTTGGTGACTTTTTGGATTCGTTATTAtaagttttatattgtgattgtttctatttattgttttttgagatcatttgtttgtttgcttttggcACTGAATGcttgttacttttgttggaaaccatcctgagttctatcgaggagatagggcgggttacaaataaattattattattattattggctgagacttgatgagatattcttgaaaaactatagccaaagtgctgcagggtgtcccacaaaaatgaagttgttgaAGTTGAAAAACTTTTCCCAtgatttttaatgatagaaccaattagggaacGACATTTATAACCCACTATTACATAGTGTAACAGTTTCTGtttgattatattttaatttttgtatgtttttaaattataCATTGTTTTGGTTTTAGTGTTAACTGCTTTGGGCCTCTTTTTAGATAGAAGAGAATAGAAATACAGATGACGACAATGACaacaatgatgatgacaataataataataataataataataataataatattaatgggtAACTTGAGGTATGTCAGATGTTCCTGGCCTAAAATTTCCATCAGTAAAACCACTGGTTATGGTAGGTGTTGAGCAGGCATTTAGGATATTTTCAGAAGATCCTAAATGTAGTTCAATTGCTGTTTTTCTGAAAATGATACTATTTTCTCCTATTTCTTTCTCTTGTTCTTTCTCTTTGTACAATGTAAGTATCCAATGTAAGCAtgcagacaatttcaacagaaaggaggaaaccatgaaaatgaacaaaatctggctaccagtattaaagtaaactctaaaatcagggcagtaaataaagaacaacactctgataacaggggaattccagacagaaaacaatctgggccagcgaacacctcccaacaaaggattccctcaggcaggaagcaaccaggctttgaatctgcaaggccattaaatgccaatcaaggtggccagttgcaccattcacacttgcctcaaacagataagagttctttctcccaccctggactttccagatatataaacctgacttgcctagttttcacgagaccttacaacctctgaggatgcctgccatagatgcaggcaaaacgtcaggagagaatgcttctggaacatggccatatagcccggaaaagtTACAGCAACCCAGCcgataggaatggtgggagctgaagtccaaaaaacctggagggccgaagtttactcATGTCTGATGTACAGGTAGTTTATCACAAGACACATTTAGGGtgtattctacactgtagaattgatgcaatttgacaccacttgcaaCTGCCAAAACTCAatgttatgcaatcctgggagctgtagttgcacAAGGTCtgtatctatacagtagagtctcacttatccaagctaaacgggccggcagaagcttggataagcgaatatcttggttaataaggagggattaaggaaaagcctattaaacatcaaattaggttatgattttacaaattaagcaccatttgttgttatacaacaaatttgacagaaaaagtagttcaatatgcaggaatgttatgttgtaattactgtatttacgaatttagcaccaaaatatcacgatatattgaaaacattgactacaaaaatggcttggataatccagaaccttggataagcgaggcttggataagtgacactctactgtacttttcttTGCCTAAGAATGCTGGTTCCTCaacaaagtacaactcccaggattccaaagcattgagccatgacagttcaagtggggtgAAACTACATCCATTCAACAGCACAGAGGACTGGGAAAAGCAGTGCAAGAAGGAAAGCAACAGGGAGACCGTGGGGCGCATGTGCACAGGCGCCCTCTCTCTTTTGTTGTTGCAGATGCTTTCTAGTACAAACTACATACCCACTTGgccgcctcctccttctcttcctgctgGCTGCTTCGAAAGTGGCGAGAGAAGGAAGCCCTGTCTGCTCCATGCACCAGGGAGAAGGGCAAGAGAAAGATGAAACAGAGCCATAGCTCCATAGGGACGCGCTGCTGAGGTTTCCCTTTCGCCTCTGCAGGCTCCGCCTCCTTGACCCAGCAAACTGTGCAAAGTCCCTCGCCCCCAACAGCGACTTCTAGCGCCTCGGGTTGCATCTGCTTCGGGCGCATCTGCATGACAGCACGAGTGCAGCTTGACCCCTCttgcactgccatggctcagtgggagctttgcaaggtcttcctctttacaaaactacaactcccagcattgagCTTTGGTAGTCAAAGGGATATGAAccagcattagttctacagtgcatCCAGAATGATATGGGAAAGCAGAAGTTGccgggtttattattattattattattattattattattattattattattattattattattattattattattacagtagagtctcacttacccaacactcgcttatccaacgttctggattatccaacgcatttttctagtcaatgttttcaatacatcatgatatcttggtgctaaattcataaatacagtaattactacatagcattactgcgtattgaactactttttctgccaaatttgttgtataacatgatgttttggtgcttaattggtaaaatcataacctaatttgatggttaataggcttttccttaatgcctccttattatccaacatattcccttatccaacattctgccggcccgtttatgttggataagtgagactctactgtattattgaaaATACCTTTTAGAGAAGAGTAAAAAATCCTGTAGAGTAGAATCTtatcttgtggtatacaaccagatataattaaaacaggccagtggttctcaacctattggTCAGTTGTGAGTATGTATGttcttaatgtattttatgtgccCTGGTGGTggcccagtgtgttaaagcgctgaactgctgaacttgcagaccgaaaggtcccaggttcaaatcccggaagcagaatgcgcacccgctgttagccccagctcctgtcaacctagcagttcgaaaacatgccaatgtgagtagatcaataggtaccgctccggcgggaaggtaacgacgctccatgcagtcatgccagccacatgaccttggaggtgtctccggacaacgccggctcttcggcttagaaatggagatgagcaccaacccccagagtcagacatgactggacttaacgtcaggggaaaacctttactttaatgtattttatatgccttttgattatatgttcgaatccagggagctgaccgaaaggttggcagttcaaatccagggagcagagtgagctcctgctgttagctccagcttcttccagcctagcagtttgaaaacatgcaaatgtgggtagatgaataggtactgctccagcagaaaggtaacggcgctccatgcagtcatgccagccacatgaccttggaggtgtctatggacaacactggctctttggcttagaaatggagatgagcaccaacccccagagttggatatgactagacttaatgtcaggggaaaacctttacttttacctatgttttaaatgtattttgctgtggtattttattgtgtattgctggtcttggtccccatgtgagctgccccgagtcccatcggggagatggggtgggatataagattaaagttattatcattatcatcattattattattattaggcctacaactcccagaaattccagccagtttaccagctgtt from the Anolis carolinensis isolate JA03-04 chromosome 5, rAnoCar3.1.pri, whole genome shotgun sequence genome contains:
- the ctso gene encoding cathepsin O, encoding MQMRPKQMQPEALEVAVGGEGLCTVCWVKEAEPAEAKGKPQQRVPMELWLCFIFLLPFSLVHGADRASFSRHFRSSQQEEKEEAAKWESILRIRRLNSLSNGDNTTAFYGMNQFSHLFPEEFRAIYLQSKSSKVPKFTPEVRVEEIDKPLPAKFDWRDKGIVTKVRNQGVCGGCWAFSVVGIIESVHAIKRNVLEELSVQQVIDCSYINSGCRGGSPVGALGWINQTRVKLVRDSEYHFQAETGLCRYFSRADFGVSIKGYAAYDLSDQEDKMKKLLLEWGPLAVVVDAASWQDYLGGIIQYHCSSGEPNHAVLITGYDTTGSIPFWIVKNSWGPAWGIDGYVRIKIGSNVCGIADEVSAAFL